The DNA segment atgttgcagtgaggctggaagtTATATATACAGCTTAGCCAAACTAAAAGATAAATAGATGTTACAGATCAGGAATCTCAAATGGAAACAGATCTATagcaaaaggggaaagaaacatCATGTTACAATGCTGTAActcagtctcctctcagtcttgcAGGCACAATATTTGAGTAAATGAAGTGGGTTTAGCTTCAAAAACAAGCCAATGGTGATTTCTGAAATCTACTGATTATAGATAGAAATGAATGTAATTGACTACTGTGGTAGCTCCAAATACCATCTCACTAAAGTTACAACACCTTAGGTTCATCTGGTTCCCATGGATTACATAACCCCTCATTTCAACTATCTGAGCTACCTTTTTCAAGCAAAAGAATGAAACCTCTTTGGAGAAAGGTTTAAAAAACACTGTATTTTAATggccattttttttccacttaaaaAAAGTGCTTTTCATTACTTGTTTGTGCAGTTCAGTTAAGTGacttctcagaaaaaaaaccaacaccaaaacaGTAAATGCCTACAGATACAGCAGTTGATAACTTTGTGAGGCCCCTCCCAATCTGATTTACTCTTACAATCCTATATGCCTCTTTAAGAAGCCCTCCTTCAGCCATTCACTAACTAGATTCTGGAAACTGTTAGCTCTTAATTCTGAATCCAGTTTTCATTCAGAAACTTTTGTCCTCAAAGTACTACAGATTAGAGGCTGAACTTAGACAAAATAGAGATACAGTTAGTTAGAAAAGACACACTGATCCAGATGGCATAAGCAGGCAAAGCATTTCTTACAGAGCAGTACATGTTCTGTGTTTCCAGTTAGATAACATGTCTCCTGAAAGTGCTTCTCACAGCAGTAGGTGACCAAGTAGTATTAGTATTTTAAATCAGTCTCATAGTTAACGTGCATTTGCATATTACTATTTTTAATAGAATCTTGAAGTCTTTCTTTAATCTATTAGGAAATCATCTGAACAGACAGTTCTTTACAACATCTCCATGACAATATTTTACAGTGCAACTCAGCCTTTAGTAGCATTCAAGTATCCTTTTCCATTTTTGTTAACTCCTTAAAGAATACATGCAGAAGCATGAAAATGTAAAGGCAAAATAGAAGTTAAATAACATGTAGAATTAAGGTGAGCTATAATGTGAATAAATGTCACTGCTTGATAAACAGCAATATGAAATGCTTTATTTGAACTAAGTAAACTTCTGAAGGACAGCAAACTACCACCACATCGTGGCCTTTTCAAACACCCATCTCAAATACTGCATCTGTTCCCCAAATGCCATTGTAAATACTGGTTTTGGCTGTCCAAGTTCAAGGTATTTCTCAAGTTAAACATGAGAAGATCAtaagcagcacaaagcagcaaacaGCACATTGCTTTCCAGGACACAGAatatttttgtttagttttgtaaCTTAATAAAGAAAAGTACAAACAATTCTAGCAAGACATAATTCCATCTAATTATTCTTCTGAGTTTCTTCCACATTTTAAttaaatttaatttaaaattaaCCAACAACTACCTGCCCTGAAGGCCACTTGGAGAAGCAATCTTTAAAAATACTTGTCAGGGGCTAGAATACAACCCAGCTTTCACTCATTTAACAAGCACAATGGAAGTACAGTTAGCATTAATGTAACAAGGTGCCATATTTACTAAACTGCACATGACAAGAGGAAGCATCTTTCAGTTTCTTGCAGTACTCCAGACTGCAGACTCATGGCAAGCAGTATTTCAGAGGTCCATTCAACCTTAATCCAAGCATGCAGGCAAACCATTAATATCTTAAACCCTTGCCACCAAACACATGACACTCAAggggcaaaaaaaccccaaacaagccCCAAATCCAACATAGGCATGGAAGTGGCTGTCCGTAATGTTATAGTACCAAGAAATAAAACTGAAAGAAATTCCAAGTGAGAATAATTCTTCACTTTCTAGGATGATTTACTTAGCCAGAGGAAAGCTGAAGAATACCACCAGTAAAAAAAACACTCAGGCACCCATGCACTGATTACTAAGACAATTAAATATCTATATACTTTGAAGCAGTTCTTTGACCTTTGCTTTTCATAAGCTGAGTTTTTATTTGcttgagcagcaggcagcagatgctATATAATAACTTTTGGGGACTTGGTCTATTGTACTCATCTACTATGCCCTACTCTACTGTGAGATGTGTGCACCCCAGCTGATGCAAAGGACAATCCACTGGGGTACCTTTAAAAAAAGAGTGCGTATGTGTGTATAAATATTTTGATATTAACCATGCCTGTTTGATTGAGTTTGTTTACATAGTGCCTTGTCAGCCATGATAATAAAATTATCCAACAGCCCTGTAATTGTCTCCTGGTGTTTGCATAGGTTCTTTGAGATATCAGGaggaatagaaaaaaaatgaggttTGTGCATTCAGATGGTTCCCTGCCTTGCAAGTTTTATGGAGTTAAGTGGAGTATTTTTGTTGCTCACCTAGACTTACAAAGCAACAGGATCCAAGCACTATGCTTCATATTGTTGAAGAACAAGTATGTCATTACTGTGTAAGAACCTCCACTTTAAAATTACTAATAAAgaagtttgaaaaaaaaaaaaaatcaagacacTTCACTCTGATGGTAACTCAACTTTGGTTAGATGTgtgaaaaagcaaaacaagaaaaacaagTTTCATGCATGAAATggtttgcagagcagagctctctgaAATTACTTCTGACTGAAGTGTTACATTGAGCTGGAGCACTGATAATTCGAAGCAGATTGCTTTGAAACAGCACAAGCTGTAACCTAGAGCTTAATGAACTTAGGCAGAACTCTCAAGAGAGACACAAAAAGAATGTCCAGGAATAACTTCACATAACTCTAATACAATGTAACTGAGCTAACACAATGAGATTGTCGAAGTAATGGTAAAGAAGATTGTATGCTTAGCAATATGAATTAGAGTGGCTGTTATGATCAAAGGCAAAGGAACTACAATTCAAGGAAATTAAGAAAGAGACCATTCTATTctacctgcaggcagcagaagacaAATGAATTCCAGGTGCAGGTGGAACAAGAAGATTATGAAACTGTATAGGCAGGTAAAGTCACCCATATCAAAAATCCATTCAGGAGGCACTCAGCTCAAGATGATCCTGCCAGTATACCACTCTCTTAATAATCGTTTTCATGAGATTTGATGCCCGAGATTCTGCTTCAGCAAACCTAGGATTCAGACTACACTTCTTTAACAAAAACTGAGTCCTAAAAGGATTTACAGAAAACACTTTCCAGAGCAATTTTGAAGTCAAAATGAAggattttcctttttctatttCAACCAGTTATTCCATTCATTCAATTTCAGACTATACTTTTCAAACCAGAAGTAAATTCTACAGGAACTGTTTCATGATAGAATATCCCACAAACCATGCTGTTGTAACTGTACTTGTATACTCAAGTGTCACATGGTGCCACCAGCTAAAAACTTGGAAATCTCCTTCTATGCACAGTACCTCAAGAAAGAATAACTCCAAAAAGGGCACTCACAAAAATGAGTGCTTTGActaaaaagagaataaaaactaTCAGAACTGCTACgcgttttttttttccattatctTTTCATTAACTTTAGCTGAAAAATCGTGCTGTGTACAAGGAGTGCTGGTCACCAAAAAGCTATCTAGCAAACACATGCCAATCATTATTTGGAAGTTCACTTAACTTTCAGTATGGAGAtagctgaaaagaaaaatacttaCGAAATTGCAACATTGCTGCCGTCAATAATGATGTGTTTTAAATGTGGATTTCCAGGTTCATTTTTCAACTCCAGCCTGTATGGCTTTTTCAGAGAATCCAAAAATCTTTGAACTCCAGTAACGGAAGGGTCATGATGACTTTTGTGTGTTCCAGTGCTCCTGCTATCAGGATTTGAGGGACATGTCTTGGAAGAGACTATCTGGTCTGGGACAGGTTTTTCAGTATTTGAGGTTTGGGAAAGACGTTGGTTGAGCGATCTCacttgggcagagctgcagtggcctAGTTGGTCCTCGAAATCAGAATAACTGTTCCTTACAGTTGAGGGCCCTGTGGGTTTGTGCTGAACTACAGCTTTAGTATTAGTTGAGATACGCACATCTGAGCTCCCTCTGGCTACAAAGTCAATGTCTTTTAGAGCTCCATCTTGTACAGCAACAATAGTTATGTCATCATCAGTTTCTGCATCACCTGACCCTGTACTCTGATTCTTACCAGGGCAATTGAAGTCTTTTTGTTTACAGCATATAGGTGATTTTTTGCTGAAAGAAGATACAGATTTGCATATCAACATAGGCATTTTATCTTCTGCATGAGCTTGCACGCTTGGTGAATCTCTTATTTTGTCACACTCATTCTTTGCCTCTTTGGAAGTATGACTGGATTTAAGTGGACTTTTATGTCTAGAAATACCTTTGTCCCCTGGTGTTTGTGAATTATTCGCACTACTGCCTAAAGGAAGATTGATAGTTCCAGGCTTTTGAGACGACTGTTCGTGTTCTTTCTGAAATTTTACATGTTCCTTTTCAATTTCTTCTAGCAATATTAATGGTTCCACAGATTGTCCTAGGGTACCAATAACTTTTTCTACAATACTTTGTGAATATCCCATTGTTCTGAAAAAGTTCACAAGAATCTTATATTCCATTTCCTCACTGATATCATCACCTTCTTTAAGGCAGTAATTGGCATCGCCTGAATCATTGCACTGATCCAAAAGCACATCAGTAACTGCATCACTGTTTGAAGGATTACTACATGAAGTAGATTTCACTTTCTGGTTATTTTCCAAAGAAAAATGCTTTTTAGGgagcctttcctcatcatcaGAAGACCTTCTTTTATAAGATTGCCTTTCTTTGGACACCACTGCCTCTACCACAGGCAAATTTATGGGAACAAAACTTGTTTCAGAAGCATCAGAAAACACAGTGTCCATTTGCTTTGTAAGCTCAGTTACAGGTGTCCCAGCATTGTTTCTCCCTTCCTCGCCATCTGGTTTTCCATCTCTATTTGTAGTGATTACGTTGGAGGCTTTATTTTGCAAAAGCTCTTTTGGGCTTTCAGAACCTGTAAGATCTATGATATCGCTGTCCACTTCATAACATTCAGTTTCTGTGAGAGCTAGGAGCTCTCTTTTTAGCGAGCTAGGCAAAATCAGTAAATCCATTGTAAATTTATCTGCATGTGCTTCCACAAATTGTCTGAAATGCCTTTTAATCTCTGACTCATTGTCATTTAATAAGCTTTCATTATTCTCAAAAAGCTTCACAAACTGCTGAATGTGACTTTGAGCCATAACAACAGCTTCTGCACCCCCCTTAATACTGAGCAACCCTATTTCCAACACTGCTATATCAGCACAGGTATCCTGAATAAGACTGTTGAGAAACAGGCTCTGTGCCCCAACAAAGATGCAGTGCATGTCCTTTGGGTAGTACTCCTTTTCTTCTAGTTCAGGTTCACAGAGTCCCTTAACATACTCCTAGAAGAAATAAGACAGCAGAGAGAATGCTCATGAAAAGCTAATATATTAAGGCTAACTTTGGTAAGGTCAGTAACTGACAAGtacatgaaaaaaacaaaggcagcatagGATAGAAATATAAGAAAGTAAATACTGCTAGTAAACAGGATTAGAAATAATGCAGATATCAGAAATTATTCTTAAGCAAACTTTCTTTTACATCCTACTGCTTCTAAATAAATTTACTTGAAATTGATAGTAAAGGAACATTTAAGTTGTATCTTCAGACAGTTTAAAAGTCAAGTCAAAAGAGATTTATTTTCCCATTCCTGTTGTTCGGTCAATGAGAAAATGCACTTCATGAACAAATACCCTGCATTAGGAAATTTTACCTAGTCCATAAAAACTGAACTTTAAAAACTGATTTCTAAAGAAAACATCCAAGTGTTCAACACAGCAGTAGGTATTCTATATTTTAAAACTGTTATTATGCATTATTTAATCTACACTTACTACTCATGAATCAAGGACATCGATTTTAAAAAGATTAATAATGGCAGCTGAGTCTTCATTCAACAATCCTACAGAAACAGTTGATTCCAAACTAATGAGCAGGGAAAACTTAAGTCACTTAAGTAAACTGCATTGGTGTTTATGAAAGCATACGTacttcaaagaatcacagaagggacctccacagatgggCTCCAACCCCCCGGCCAAAGCAGGACACCCTACAGTAGTTcgcacaagaatgcatccaggcaggctttcagagtctccagagaaggagacttcacagcctctctgggcagcctgttccagtg comes from the Pogoniulus pusillus isolate bPogPus1 chromosome 20, bPogPus1.pri, whole genome shotgun sequence genome and includes:
- the N4BP1 gene encoding NEDD4-binding protein 1 isoform X3; amino-acid sequence: MHCIFVGAQSLFLNSLIQDTCADIAVLEIGLLSIKGGAEAVVMAQSHIQQFVKLFENNESLLNDNESEIKRHFRQFVEAHADKFTMDLLILPSSLKRELLALTETECYEVDSDIIDLTGSESPKELLQNKASNVITTNRDGKPDGEEGRNNAGTPVTELTKQMDTVFSDASETSFVPINLPVVEAVVSKERQSYKRRSSDDEERLPKKHFSLENNQKVKSTSCSNPSNSDAVTDVLLDQCNDSGDANYCLKEGDDISEEMEYKILVNFFRTMGYSQSIVEKVIGTLGQSVEPLILLEEIEKEHVKFQKEHEQSSQKPGTINLPLGSSANNSQTPGDKGISRHKSPLKSSHTSKEAKNECDKIRDSPSVQAHAEDKMPMLICKSVSSFSKKSPICCKQKDFNCPGKNQSTGSGDAETDDDITIVAVQDGALKDIDFVARGSSDVRISTNTKAVVQHKPTGPSTVRNSYSDFEDQLGHCSSAQVRSLNQRLSQTSNTEKPVPDQIVSSKTCPSNPDSRSTGTHKSHHDPSVTGVQRFLDSLKKPYRLELKNEPGNPHLKHIIIDGSNVAISHGLRKFFSCRGIAIAVDYFWKRGHRNITVFVPQWRTRRDPYITEQDFLTELQDVGILSLTPARMVLGARIAAHDDRFLLHLADKTGGVIVTNDNFREFVTESPAWREIIQKRLLQYTFAGDIFMVPDDPLGRNGPRLNDFLRNEGCYRGFQSAYNAYRSSGEYSSETPFFEPGPYPTSSSRQPQNRVHGDHTSTWLPLETNTNSCLADPPPRSASETVQLREALIKIFPDYEQRQKIDQILADHPFMRDLNALSAMVLD
- the N4BP1 gene encoding NEDD4-binding protein 1 isoform X1, translating into MAACSAARGSEPAVDEFTVPAEKSRLLERSRGRIESLFKVRLAVLGAQGDWRPAIAPPAPARIWVQLKGSGKAVRSAKEYVKGLCEPELEEKEYYPKDMHCIFVGAQSLFLNSLIQDTCADIAVLEIGLLSIKGGAEAVVMAQSHIQQFVKLFENNESLLNDNESEIKRHFRQFVEAHADKFTMDLLILPSSLKRELLALTETECYEVDSDIIDLTGSESPKELLQNKASNVITTNRDGKPDGEEGRNNAGTPVTELTKQMDTVFSDASETSFVPINLPVVEAVVSKERQSYKRRSSDDEERLPKKHFSLENNQKVKSTSCSNPSNSDAVTDVLLDQCNDSGDANYCLKEGDDISEEMEYKILVNFFRTMGYSQSIVEKVIGTLGQSVEPLILLEEIEKEHVKFQKEHEQSSQKPGTINLPLGSSANNSQTPGDKGISRHKSPLKSSHTSKEAKNECDKIRDSPSVQAHAEDKMPMLICKSVSSFSKKSPICCKQKDFNCPGKNQSTGSGDAETDDDITIVAVQDGALKDIDFVARGSSDVRISTNTKAVVQHKPTGPSTVRNSYSDFEDQLGHCSSAQVRSLNQRLSQTSNTEKPVPDQIVSSKTCPSNPDSRSTGTHKSHHDPSVTGVQRFLDSLKKPYRLELKNEPGNPHLKHIIIDGSNVAISHGLRKFFSCRGIAIAVDYFWKRGHRNITVFVPQWRTRRDPYITEQDFLTELQDVGILSLTPARMVLGARIAAHDDRFLLHLADKTGGVIVTNDNFREFVTESPAWREIIQKRLLQYTFAGDIFMVPDDPLGRNGPRLNDFLRNEGCYRGFQSAYNAYRSSGEYSSETPFFEPGPYPTSSSRQPQNRVHGDHTSTWLPLETNTNSCLADPPPRSASETVQLREALIKIFPDYEQRQKIDQILADHPFMRDLNALSAMVLD
- the N4BP1 gene encoding NEDD4-binding protein 1 isoform X2, which translates into the protein MAACSAARGSEPAVDEFTVPAEKSRLLERSRGRIESLFKEYVKGLCEPELEEKEYYPKDMHCIFVGAQSLFLNSLIQDTCADIAVLEIGLLSIKGGAEAVVMAQSHIQQFVKLFENNESLLNDNESEIKRHFRQFVEAHADKFTMDLLILPSSLKRELLALTETECYEVDSDIIDLTGSESPKELLQNKASNVITTNRDGKPDGEEGRNNAGTPVTELTKQMDTVFSDASETSFVPINLPVVEAVVSKERQSYKRRSSDDEERLPKKHFSLENNQKVKSTSCSNPSNSDAVTDVLLDQCNDSGDANYCLKEGDDISEEMEYKILVNFFRTMGYSQSIVEKVIGTLGQSVEPLILLEEIEKEHVKFQKEHEQSSQKPGTINLPLGSSANNSQTPGDKGISRHKSPLKSSHTSKEAKNECDKIRDSPSVQAHAEDKMPMLICKSVSSFSKKSPICCKQKDFNCPGKNQSTGSGDAETDDDITIVAVQDGALKDIDFVARGSSDVRISTNTKAVVQHKPTGPSTVRNSYSDFEDQLGHCSSAQVRSLNQRLSQTSNTEKPVPDQIVSSKTCPSNPDSRSTGTHKSHHDPSVTGVQRFLDSLKKPYRLELKNEPGNPHLKHIIIDGSNVAISHGLRKFFSCRGIAIAVDYFWKRGHRNITVFVPQWRTRRDPYITEQDFLTELQDVGILSLTPARMVLGARIAAHDDRFLLHLADKTGGVIVTNDNFREFVTESPAWREIIQKRLLQYTFAGDIFMVPDDPLGRNGPRLNDFLRNEGCYRGFQSAYNAYRSSGEYSSETPFFEPGPYPTSSSRQPQNRVHGDHTSTWLPLETNTNSCLADPPPRSASETVQLREALIKIFPDYEQRQKIDQILADHPFMRDLNALSAMVLD